One Fuerstiella marisgermanici DNA window includes the following coding sequences:
- a CDS encoding DUF983 domain-containing protein, translated as MRGFVRSSSRCPVCGLPFRHRIGQDFITVVVAAIMRMPLWAQTVIVSCMIMPEWSWSSP; from the coding sequence ATGCGAGGTTTTGTGCGTTCTTCATCCAGATGTCCGGTATGTGGTTTGCCATTCCGGCATCGAATAGGACAGGACTTCATCACCGTGGTCGTGGCCGCCATCATGCGAATGCCCCTGTGGGCCCAGACTGTGATTGTGTCCTGCATGATTATGCCCGAATGGTCGTGGTCCTCACCATGA